tagagagtggaagggagggggagaaacaatgatgtgagagagacacattgataggttgcctcccacatgagccctgaccaggtgcagggatcaagtctgcaggtacgggcccttgaccagaatcaaacccggcacccttcaatcctcaggctgacactTTTTCCAATGAGCCAAGTCAGCGAGAGCTGCTGACCCCTACTCTTGATGAGTATACCTCAGGTTAATGGTTCCTTGAAAGTTTAAGAGAACTCATTCATGAGTCCAGGTGACTTTCAATAGATCAAATCTTGCCAAATTTTCTAATTCTCGAGTAACATGTCTGTAGTTTTAGCTTCATTCATATAAAACTTGCGTTTTCTGATTGTTCCAGGTGGCCTACTCATCCATATTCCCTGCACACTTCCTAAGACTGTTGTCAGATGTGAAGCTAAATTTTGTCACCAAGTGCACCTTACATTTATGCAGATAAGGTGGAAACCCACAACACGAACTCAGCAAAATGGAATCAAGTTTTAAAGCGACATAGGCAAAGCTCCATGGACTTCCCCAAACTCATCTTCCCAATCTAAAACCTTGTTCCGCCTGGTCTTGTGTTAGGCACCATTTTTATTCAGAGCTAACTATGGCAATGCTTCAATGtcccaaaataatgttttaaaggaGCTAAAGTCACTCACACTTTGTGTGGATGAGGCACTGTTCTAGGACCTCTTAGGTAGTAACCAGTTTAGAGGACCTCAACGCAAGTTTTTACATCAGAAGTGAGCGAGTTACATTCACACCCACATCACCCTGACTGCCATGTGAAAAACAACCTTGTCGAGGACAAAAACAAAAGAGCAGAGACCAGTCTATACACTACTGGAGTAGTCTAGCTGGAAGAGCGATACTGAGATTATGGTGATGGGAGCGAGGATGGGTTCCAGAGATATCTGGGGAAAAGATCCACAGGATTTGATGTGGAAGGTAAGGAGGGGCGTGCGGTTGACTCTCCGGCATGAACTCGCTGATGAGCGAAGTGTGTGCTCTGCCTGAAGACTTTCCTGCTTTTCTTGTAGTTATAGGCCCGCTCTCCGGTGTGGACTCGCTTGTGTTGATTGAGGTGTCCAATCTGGATGAAGGTTTTCCTACACTCCTTGCATTCATACGGTTTCTTTCCGGAATGAATCCGCTGATGCACGCTAAGGGACTGGCGAtggctaaaggctttgccacagaCAGTGCACTCATACGGTCTCTCTCCGGTGTGACTTCTGCGATGACAAATCAGGGATGACTTTGTCTTAAATGCCTTTCCACACTCAATACATTCATAAGGCCGCTGGCCCGTGTGAAGCCGCTGATGTTGAGTACAGGAGGAGTTATCACCAAAGGCCTTCCCGCACTCGACACATTTATAGGGCTTCTCTCcggtatgaattctctgatgctGAATGAGGTGTGTGGTCTGGCTGAAGGCTTTCCCGCATTCCTTGCACTCATATGGCTTCTCTCCCGTATGAGTTTTCTGATGCTGTGCGAGGTGAGCCTTCTGGGTGAAGGCTTTACTGCAAACTTTACACccatagggcttttctccagtgtgaattctgtGGTGAGTGGCGAGCTGTGAACTGATGCTGAAGGATTTGCCACATTCCCCACACTCaaagggcttctctccagtgtgaattctcaaGTGACTAGCAAGGTGTATATTTTGcctaaaagctttcccacattctttGCACTTAAAAGGTTTCTCTCCAGAATGCACTCTTTGATGTTGAGTGAGGGATGCATGATGGCTGAAAGCTTTTCGACAAACATCACATTCATacggtttctctccagtatgaacccTTTGATGAACAGTAAGGGATGAGCCATATCTGAAGGACTTGTCGCACACATCACATttgtagggtttctctccagtatgaattctccTGTGTTGATTAAGTCCTATGTGGtcactgaaggctttcccacagtTGATGCATTCAAAGGGTTTCTCCCCAGTGTGATAGTATCTCCAGTGACGAATAAGGGATGTGTTCTGTATGAAGGCTTTCCCACAGTCAATGCATTCGTAGGGCTTCTTGCCAGTGTGACATCTTTGATGTCGGGCAAAGGATGAGCCATCGCTAAAGGCCTTTCCACACTCGttacatttatagggtttctctccagtgtgaattctctggtgaACAGTAAGAGATGAGCTCTGGGTAAAAGTTTTCTTACATTCATTACATTTGAAAAGTTTTTTTCCTGTGCAGATTCCTGTATGTTTTATCACCACTGTATTTTGGGGGAAACTTTTCTTAACTGAATCATGGTTATGAACTCTCTCATCTGAAACGTCCAAAGGGAACCATCTTCCAGATTTGTTATACGCACGCTCTCTTTCTTTAGAGAGGGTTTTGCTATTAGTGACTGTTTCTTGCCTGAATTGTGTCTCCCGGCCTACCAGCTTCCTTTCAAACACACCCTCAGAATCCCAATTTTCTCTGAAAGTTGGACATTCCAGATTAGTGCTTAAAGTTCTGTCTGTTAGCACATCAGCAAATAAATCCTTCTTTGGAAATAATTCCTGGGTCTCATGTACAGATTGTTGGCCTGAAACATatcaagaaaacaaatatttcctttatcatggaccaaaaaaaaaaatatgctaaaAAGAAAACTGTAAATGGGTTCACTAAATGGTGAATTAAACCacataaaccaggggtcctcaaactgcggcccgccgaaaacatttatctggcccgccgggtgtttttgccgccgctgcctgttctgcttagcagccgactcgtcccgggcccgcagtgtgcatgtgtggaatgtctgagggacagtgaactggcccactgtttaaaaagtttgaggacctctgacaTAAACAATGCATTTGTAAAAGCTATTGCATTTAAACATGCAGCCTACAATGTATATGAGAGACCCCAGACTGAATCCATACAGGAACCTCAGGAGAcatgagaagaaaatatatatgtggACTGGTTACATATCAAAAGAGTGGGAGTTGAAAAAAACGTTCTGCAATCACACCACCTAAAAATATACCCTATGACATTCGCTGACTTCAATTATTTCACTCTCTGTCTATCTGGCTTTGGATGCCACGCAGTCATCACATCACAAAAGCTGTTCTAAGAAACAGGCCAAACGCACAAAAAGAGACTGCACTCTGTAACATGCATTAAGAGTATCTGAAAGCCTGATTACTGCCCTACGACCAGGAAATGATGCTTCTGTAAACCATATTTTATTTGAGTAATTTCAACAAAAGCAACATTACCAGTTGATGGCCAAAGCTCAGTAGTCCCATTGAATCATTTTTACATTTGTGAACCTATTTGTTTACTTCCCATGAGCCTGATAAAATCTTCGCTTCTTTCCTGGCCTTTTAATAAGGATAGGGTCTTGcaatttaatttctcattttgagGAGATTGTTTTTATGATAATGGTGAGTcttaatattataattaattatgCTCAGATGTACTACTGAAAAAAGATGTGTTTTATTCCACACTTTCAGGTTATAGGGAGGAATGTATATATCTGAAATCCTTTTGCTAAATCAGTTAGCATATACCCCAAATTGTGCATATGTAGTTGTATCTTAATAAATATACATAGATGAAATTGGTATTGGGAGATGATGCAGAGACAAATGTCTGAAAAAAGATGATGGTAAGATAGGGGAAAggaaatattgtttttttaaataataaaaaaacaccgAAAACTTTCCTTCTTAGATCAAACCAAATAAGGATGCCTTTTTCACTACTTCTATTCAGTACTGgtctggaagttctagccagaacaattagatatagaaataaaaggcatccaaatttgcagatgatatgatctcatatacagaaaaccctaaagaattcACAAGCAAAGTGTCAGAGTTAATAAGCTAATTAATCAAAATTGCAGGttacaagccgaaaccggtttggctcagtgtggatggagcgtcggcctgcggactgaagggtcccaggttcgattccggtcaagggcatgtgcctgggttgcgggcacatccccggtggggggtgtgcaggaggcagctgatcgatgtttctctctcatcgatgtttctaactctctatctctctcccttcctctctgtaaaaaaatcaataaaatatattttaaaaaaattgcaggtTACAAGAGCAACACACAAAAATCACTACATTTGTATACACTCAGAATGAACACTATGAAAGGGAAATTATGAAAACAATTCCATAAAAAATAGcattaagccctaa
This is a stretch of genomic DNA from Myotis daubentonii chromosome 15, mMyoDau2.1, whole genome shotgun sequence. It encodes these proteins:
- the ZNF470 gene encoding zinc finger protein 470 isoform X2, which gives rise to MRGAARTVRGGVPRTKPGPARGPAAAATPAPLVRRGPGRPRSRNGLASPGQRRAATPGPEDGAPPSGDPALLQPRGLPQEAVGTGNGPRVTSQSAVTFGDVDVAFSQEEWGRLSCAQKALYRDVMLENYRNLVSLGLCHSKPDVISSLEQRTEPCMAENWLTGSWCPGGKAVPTEEGPCEEQLSRPALLHRRAGCRLQGPGQGQRWDGEALLERQLDLATSTRVASDSSQQPGLAQGSFPKDVTRGSPDLEAGCCVSRPQWPSRLHRGREPWLAKSELAGGLFSGQQSVHETQELFPKKDLFADVLTDRTLSTNLECPTFRENWDSEGVFERKLVGRETQFRQETVTNSKTLSKERERAYNKSGRWFPLDVSDERVHNHDSVKKSFPQNTVVIKHTGICTGKKLFKCNECKKTFTQSSSLTVHQRIHTGEKPYKCNECGKAFSDGSSFARHQRCHTGKKPYECIDCGKAFIQNTSLIRHWRYYHTGEKPFECINCGKAFSDHIGLNQHRRIHTGEKPYKCDVCDKSFRYGSSLTVHQRVHTGEKPYECDVCRKAFSHHASLTQHQRVHSGEKPFKCKECGKAFRQNIHLASHLRIHTGEKPFECGECGKSFSISSQLATHHRIHTGEKPYGCKVCSKAFTQKAHLAQHQKTHTGEKPYECKECGKAFSQTTHLIQHQRIHTGEKPYKCVECGKAFGDNSSCTQHQRLHTGQRPYECIECGKAFKTKSSLICHRRSHTGERPYECTVCGKAFSHRQSLSVHQRIHSGKKPYECKECRKTFIQIGHLNQHKRVHTGERAYNYKKSRKVFRQSTHFAHQRVHAGESTARPSLPSTSNPVDLFPRYLWNPSSLPSP